A section of the Deinococcus seoulensis genome encodes:
- a CDS encoding LLM class flavin-dependent oxidoreductase yields MSVSSPLPLSVLDLVPVPLGSSAAGSVEAALAYAKAAEDAGFTRYWVAEHHNMGALASSVPLAVLAAASQRTTRIRLGSGGVMLPNHAPLSVAEGYRLLSALAPDRVDLGLGRAPGTDGRTARALRGAQGMIEESFERQLSDLIAFGTGQYPAGHPFAGTVAAPAGEGLFPPLWILSSSGYGAHVAAKAGAGLAFAWHINPDTAQARAAADAYRAAFQPLEAFPEPRVIVAASVVTAPTAAEAEELSLPLGLMFLRLTRGESAPYPTVAEAKAYPYTPQERALADSMRRRAIIGDPQSVAARLHALARDAAADEVIVSLNIPDAAQRRDTLKLVMDAVRAQEARELAPA; encoded by the coding sequence ATGAGTGTTTCCTCTCCCCTGCCGCTGTCCGTGCTCGACCTCGTTCCCGTGCCGCTGGGGTCCAGCGCGGCCGGGTCGGTGGAGGCGGCGCTGGCATACGCGAAGGCCGCCGAGGACGCCGGGTTCACGCGGTACTGGGTGGCCGAGCACCACAACATGGGCGCACTGGCGTCCAGCGTCCCGCTCGCGGTGCTGGCGGCCGCGTCGCAGCGCACCACACGCATCCGGCTGGGGTCGGGCGGCGTGATGCTGCCCAACCACGCGCCGCTGAGCGTGGCGGAAGGCTACCGGCTGCTGTCGGCCCTCGCGCCGGACCGGGTGGACCTGGGCCTGGGCCGCGCCCCTGGCACGGACGGCCGCACGGCCCGCGCGCTGCGGGGCGCGCAGGGAATGATCGAGGAGTCCTTCGAGCGGCAACTCTCGGACCTGATCGCCTTCGGCACCGGGCAGTACCCGGCCGGGCACCCCTTCGCGGGCACCGTCGCGGCCCCGGCAGGCGAGGGACTGTTCCCCCCGCTGTGGATTCTGAGCAGCAGTGGCTACGGCGCGCATGTCGCCGCCAAAGCTGGCGCGGGGCTGGCGTTCGCGTGGCACATCAACCCGGACACCGCGCAGGCCCGCGCCGCCGCCGACGCGTACCGCGCCGCGTTCCAGCCCTTGGAAGCCTTCCCGGAACCGCGCGTGATCGTCGCCGCGAGCGTCGTGACCGCCCCCACCGCCGCCGAGGCCGAGGAACTCAGCCTGCCGCTGGGCCTGATGTTCCTGCGCCTCACGCGCGGCGAGAGCGCCCCCTACCCCACCGTCGCCGAGGCCAAGGCCTACCCGTACACCCCGCAGGAACGCGCGCTGGCCGACTCCATGCGCCGCCGTGCCATCATCGGAGACCCGCAGAGTGTGGCCGCGCGCCTGCACGCCCTGGCCCGCGACGCGGCCGCCGACGAGGTGATCGTCAGCCTGAACATCCCCGACGCCGCCCAGCGCCGCGACACCCTGAAACTGGTCATGGACGCCGTCCGCGCGCAGGAAGCACGGGAACTCGCGCCCGCCTGA